The following coding sequences are from one Bradyrhizobium sp. WSM471 window:
- the panC gene encoding pantoate--beta-alanine ligase: MSRSPLIARTAPTLRRAVGNLRKRKATIALVPTMGALHDGHVSLVRLARRRASRVVVSIFVNPTQFAPTEDFGAYPRTWKADLARLAAEDVDIVWHPGAEAMYPQGFATRIVPEGPALAGLEDRFRPHFFGGVATVVGKLFTQCRPDVAIFGEKDFQQLRVVAQMARDLDLGVKVIGSRTVRERDGLAMSSRNVYLSPQERQTATTLYRAMKESAGRIRAGEAVAAAMARGAAMITTAGFELDYFEVRHAATLAQVSSRNDGPLRILVAAKLGTTRLIDNIAV, from the coding sequence ATGTCACGCAGCCCCTTGATCGCCCGCACGGCCCCCACCCTGCGACGCGCCGTCGGCAATCTTCGCAAGCGAAAGGCCACGATCGCGCTGGTCCCGACCATGGGAGCGCTCCATGACGGCCATGTGTCGCTGGTGCGCCTGGCCAGGCGGCGCGCGAGCCGCGTCGTGGTGTCGATCTTCGTCAACCCGACCCAGTTCGCGCCGACCGAGGATTTTGGCGCCTATCCGCGAACCTGGAAGGCCGATCTCGCCAGGCTCGCCGCCGAGGACGTCGATATCGTCTGGCATCCCGGCGCCGAGGCCATGTATCCGCAGGGCTTTGCCACCCGCATCGTGCCGGAGGGACCGGCGCTGGCCGGCCTCGAGGATCGCTTCCGCCCGCATTTCTTCGGCGGCGTCGCCACCGTCGTCGGCAAGCTGTTCACGCAGTGCCGGCCGGATGTCGCGATCTTCGGCGAGAAGGATTTTCAGCAGTTGCGGGTGGTGGCGCAGATGGCCCGCGACCTCGACCTCGGCGTCAAGGTGATCGGCTCCCGCACCGTGCGCGAACGCGACGGGCTAGCGATGTCCTCGCGCAACGTTTATTTGTCGCCACAGGAGCGGCAGACCGCGACCACGCTTTACCGCGCCATGAAGGAGAGCGCCGGGCGCATCCGCGCCGGCGAAGCGGTCGCGGCCGCAATGGCGCGCGGTGCCGCAATGATCACGACGGCCGGCTTTGAGCTCGACTATTTCGAAGTGCGCCATGCAGCGACCCTGGCACAGGTCAGCTCGCGCAACGACGGACCGTTGCGCATCCTGGTCGCGGCCAAGCTCGGCACGACCCGGCTGATCGACAATATCGCGGTTTAG
- a CDS encoding DUF1489 family protein: MPLHLIKLAVGCESVKELKEWTAERMQTAKKKGLPQHHIHITRMVPKRDAEILSGGSLYWVIKGEVAAREKIIGIEPFRDKDGIGRCRIVMQPKVIPVSPRPMRPFQGWRYLADDSVPPDLGKSAAGSIAAMPEPMRRELRDLGLL; encoded by the coding sequence ATGCCACTACATCTGATCAAGCTCGCCGTCGGCTGCGAATCCGTCAAGGAATTGAAGGAGTGGACCGCCGAACGAATGCAGACCGCCAAGAAGAAGGGTCTGCCGCAACATCACATCCACATCACCCGCATGGTGCCCAAGCGCGACGCCGAGATCCTGTCCGGCGGGTCGCTCTATTGGGTGATCAAGGGCGAGGTCGCCGCGCGCGAAAAGATCATCGGCATCGAGCCGTTCCGCGACAAGGACGGCATCGGACGCTGCCGGATCGTGATGCAGCCGAAGGTGATCCCGGTGTCGCCGCGGCCGATGCGCCCGTTCCAGGGCTGGCGCTACCTGGCCGACGATTCGGTGCCGCCCGATCTCGGCAAGTCCGCCGCCGGCTCGATCGCGGCGATGCCGGAGCCGATGCGGCGCGAGCTGCGCGATCTCGGGCTGCTCTAA
- a CDS encoding glutathione S-transferase family protein, producing MAALKLAIGNKNYSSWSMRPWLALRANDIPFVETLIPLYTDNPADKEQIISFSRAGKVPVLLDGDITVWDSLSIIEYIAERYPEVKLWPDDAAARAHARSVCAEMHSGFMALRNECGMNLHRPVRPVTLSAEAEANIARVQEIWRECRTRYGANGPFLFGRFGAADAMYAPVVHRFRTYAIEVTPETKAYMDTMLALPAFQEWTRDGLAETLLIEKFENV from the coding sequence ATGGCTGCGCTGAAACTCGCAATCGGCAACAAGAATTACTCGTCATGGTCGATGCGGCCCTGGCTCGCGCTCCGCGCCAACGACATCCCGTTCGTGGAGACCCTCATCCCGCTCTACACCGACAATCCCGCGGACAAGGAGCAGATCATCTCGTTCAGCCGCGCCGGCAAGGTGCCGGTGCTGCTCGACGGCGACATCACGGTGTGGGATTCGCTCAGCATCATCGAATACATCGCCGAGCGCTATCCGGAAGTGAAGCTGTGGCCGGACGACGCCGCCGCCCGCGCCCATGCCCGTTCGGTGTGTGCCGAGATGCATTCCGGCTTCATGGCCCTTCGCAACGAATGCGGCATGAACCTGCACCGCCCGGTGCGCCCCGTGACGCTGTCGGCGGAGGCTGAGGCCAATATCGCGCGCGTGCAGGAGATCTGGCGCGAATGCCGGACCCGGTATGGCGCCAATGGACCGTTCCTGTTCGGGCGCTTCGGCGCGGCGGATGCGATGTATGCTCCGGTCGTGCACCGCTTCCGCACCTACGCGATCGAGGTCACGCCGGAGACCAAGGCCTACATGGACACGATGCTGGCGCTGCCGGCGTTCCAGGAATGGACCCGGGACGGGCTCGCCGAAACGCTTCTCATCGAAAAGTTCGAGAACGTGTAA
- a CDS encoding DUF599 domain-containing protein, whose product MSRHWVDITAVGFFIIEWLVYALTLEHSAYGRDSLSARMNRYREVWVRRLLDRDARMVDMQIMASLQNGTAFFASTSLIALGGALALLHATNDAITILSKLPIDLSTSPAMWELKCVGLVLICVYAFFKFAWSYRLFNYVAILFGGMPAASQRDTPEAEAHVIRTSRLFESAGRHFNRGQRAFFFALGYLGWFVSPWVLFVTTAAVVIVTWRRQFASSAWEAMAPEVVDGEEMKRGR is encoded by the coding sequence ATGAGCAGGCATTGGGTCGACATCACAGCCGTCGGCTTCTTCATCATCGAATGGCTGGTCTACGCGCTGACGCTGGAGCATTCGGCCTATGGCCGCGACAGCCTGTCGGCGCGCATGAACCGCTACCGCGAGGTGTGGGTGCGCCGGCTGCTCGACCGCGACGCGCGCATGGTCGATATGCAGATCATGGCCTCGTTGCAGAATGGCACCGCCTTCTTCGCCTCCACTAGCCTGATCGCGCTGGGCGGCGCGCTGGCGTTGCTGCACGCGACCAACGACGCGATCACGATCTTGAGCAAGCTGCCGATCGATCTCAGCACCTCGCCGGCGATGTGGGAGCTGAAATGCGTCGGCCTTGTCCTGATCTGCGTCTATGCCTTCTTCAAATTCGCCTGGTCGTACCGCCTGTTCAACTATGTCGCGATCCTGTTCGGCGGCATGCCGGCGGCTTCGCAGCGTGACACGCCGGAGGCCGAAGCTCATGTGATCCGCACCTCGCGCCTGTTCGAATCCGCCGGCCGCCATTTCAACCGCGGCCAGCGTGCCTTCTTCTTCGCACTCGGCTATCTCGGCTGGTTCGTCAGCCCCTGGGTGTTGTTCGTGACCACGGCAGCTGTGGTGATTGTGACCTGGCGGCGGCAATTCGCCTCGAGCGCGTGGGAGGCGATGGCGCCGGAGGTGGTGGATGGCGAGGAGATGAAGCGCGGTCGTTGA
- a CDS encoding aldo/keto reductase yields MLFVETNGARIPAIGLGTWELSGRMCARVVEQALRLGYRHIDTAQVYENEREVGDGLRASGVRRDDIFLTTKVWTNHFAPHDLERSVKESLARMRLPSVDLLLLHWPNSHVPLEETLGALSHAKRMGLTRHIGVSNFTVALIEQAVALSPEPLACNQVEYHPYLDQAKVRAACDQHGLALVAYSPIAKGRIKTDQTLAEIGRLHHKTPAQVCLRWLVQQNVAAIPRTSRVERLSENIEIFDFELSDDEMARIAALASPRGRLTDFGFAPKWD; encoded by the coding sequence ATGCTGTTCGTCGAGACCAATGGCGCAAGAATACCGGCGATCGGGCTGGGAACCTGGGAGCTGAGCGGGCGCATGTGCGCACGCGTGGTCGAGCAGGCGTTGCGGCTCGGCTATCGCCACATCGATACCGCACAGGTCTACGAGAATGAGCGCGAGGTCGGCGACGGCTTGCGCGCCTCGGGCGTGCGCCGCGACGACATCTTCCTGACGACAAAGGTCTGGACCAACCATTTCGCACCCCACGATCTCGAGCGCTCGGTCAAGGAGAGCCTGGCGCGCATGCGACTTCCCTCCGTCGATCTCCTGCTGCTGCACTGGCCCAATTCGCACGTGCCGCTGGAGGAGACGCTGGGCGCGTTGTCGCATGCCAAGCGCATGGGCCTGACCCGCCACATCGGCGTCTCCAATTTCACCGTCGCGCTGATCGAGCAGGCGGTGGCGTTGTCGCCGGAGCCGCTGGCCTGCAACCAGGTCGAGTACCACCCTTATCTCGACCAGGCGAAGGTGAGGGCGGCCTGCGATCAGCACGGGCTCGCTCTTGTCGCCTATAGCCCGATCGCCAAGGGGCGGATCAAGACCGACCAGACGCTCGCCGAGATCGGGCGTCTCCATCACAAGACGCCGGCGCAGGTCTGCCTGCGCTGGCTGGTGCAACAGAATGTCGCTGCGATCCCGCGCACCTCGCGCGTCGAACGCCTGTCGGAAAACATCGAGATCTTCGATTTCGAGCTTTCGGACGACGAGATGGCCCGGATCGCCGCGCTGGCCAGTCCCAGGGGCCGCCTGACCGATTTCGGCTTCGCGCCAAAATGGGATTGA
- a CDS encoding DNA-binding transcriptional regulator yields MSMRVRLKADGRIVELRDGQEFPVQPLPIQPFPIQPVPDAAPPDTSSLAVRDLRRRACLTQMEFAAKLGVPVETIRNWEQGKRAPRGPARALLAVIAHAPETVFQALAKA; encoded by the coding sequence ATGAGCATGCGTGTGCGGCTGAAGGCGGACGGACGGATTGTCGAGTTGCGGGACGGACAAGAGTTTCCTGTCCAGCCACTTCCGATCCAGCCCTTTCCAATCCAGCCCGTACCTGACGCAGCGCCGCCCGACACCAGCTCGCTCGCCGTGCGCGATTTGCGCCGCCGCGCCTGCCTGACCCAGATGGAGTTCGCGGCCAAACTCGGCGTTCCCGTCGAGACCATCCGCAACTGGGAGCAGGGCAAGCGTGCCCCGCGGGGACCCGCCCGCGCGCTGCTCGCGGTGATCGCGCATGCGCCCGAGACCGTGTTCCAGGCGCTCGCCAAAGCATGA
- the mgtE gene encoding magnesium transporter has protein sequence MDEHLDGAAFAAESVLDHVPMRNEDGEIRHEFVAEIAHAIEAGDSAALRACVAELHEADLGDLIGALEPDDRVRLVELTGRDFDFSALNELDEGVREEILEELPPQTVAEGVRELESDDAVELLETLDQADQEEILEKLPLKERVVLERSLLYPENSAGRRMQTEFIAVPQDFTVGQAIDYMRETPDLPDRFYEIYVVDKEQHWQGAVSLDVLLRARRPVALAELTDEDRRRVSVLEDQEEVARMFGKYNLVAAPVLDTQDRLVGVITVDDVVDVIEEEADEDLKALGGVNSDEELSDTVFTIARARFNWLLVNLATAFLASSVLGLFEGQLEKMVALAVLAPIVASQGGNAATQTMTVAVRALATRELGSSNAWRVVVREGLVGLVNGLAFAVITGVAAVAWFRIPGLGLVIGLAIIVNLFAGALGGILIPMALERVRADPAVASGTFVTTVTDVVGFFSFLGIATLWFGLR, from the coding sequence ATGGATGAACATCTGGACGGTGCCGCGTTTGCCGCGGAATCGGTACTCGACCACGTGCCGATGCGCAATGAAGACGGCGAAATTCGTCACGAATTCGTCGCGGAAATTGCCCATGCGATCGAGGCCGGCGACAGCGCCGCGCTGCGCGCCTGCGTTGCCGAGCTGCACGAGGCCGATCTCGGCGATCTCATCGGGGCCCTCGAGCCCGACGATCGGGTCCGCCTGGTCGAACTGACGGGGCGCGATTTCGACTTCTCCGCGCTGAACGAGCTCGACGAGGGCGTGCGCGAGGAGATCCTCGAGGAACTGCCGCCGCAGACGGTCGCGGAAGGTGTGCGCGAGCTCGAATCCGACGATGCGGTCGAGCTGCTGGAAACGCTCGATCAGGCCGATCAGGAGGAGATCCTCGAGAAGCTGCCGCTCAAGGAGCGCGTCGTGCTCGAGCGCAGCCTGCTTTATCCGGAGAACTCCGCCGGCCGCCGGATGCAGACCGAGTTCATCGCCGTGCCGCAGGATTTCACCGTGGGGCAGGCGATCGACTACATGCGCGAGACGCCGGATCTGCCCGATCGCTTCTACGAGATCTACGTCGTCGACAAGGAGCAGCACTGGCAGGGCGCAGTCTCGCTCGATGTCCTGCTGCGCGCCCGCCGCCCGGTGGCCCTTGCCGAGCTGACCGACGAGGATCGCCGCCGCGTCTCCGTCCTGGAGGACCAGGAGGAGGTGGCGCGCATGTTCGGCAAGTACAATCTCGTCGCAGCCCCGGTACTCGACACCCAGGACCGCCTCGTCGGCGTCATCACCGTCGACGACGTCGTCGACGTCATCGAGGAAGAGGCGGACGAGGACCTCAAGGCGCTCGGCGGCGTCAACAGCGACGAAGAGCTGTCCGACACCGTGTTCACCATTGCACGCGCGCGGTTCAACTGGCTGCTGGTCAATCTCGCCACCGCCTTTCTGGCGTCCTCCGTGCTCGGCCTGTTCGAGGGCCAGCTCGAGAAGATGGTGGCGCTCGCCGTGCTGGCGCCGATCGTCGCAAGCCAGGGCGGCAATGCCGCGACCCAGACCATGACGGTCGCGGTGCGGGCGCTGGCGACGCGCGAGCTCGGCTCCTCCAACGCCTGGCGCGTGGTGGTGCGCGAGGGCCTGGTCGGCCTCGTCAACGGTCTCGCCTTTGCCGTGATCACCGGCGTCGCCGCGGTGGCCTGGTTCAGGATCCCGGGCCTCGGCCTGGTCATCGGGCTCGCCATCATCGTGAACCTCTTCGCCGGCGCGCTCGGCGGCATCCTGATCCCGATGGCGCTCGAACGTGTCAGGGCCGATCCGGCCGTGGCCTCCGGCACGTTCGTGACAACGGTCACCGACGTCGTCGGCTTCTTCTCCTTTCTCGGAATTGCGACGCTGTGGTTCGGGCTGAGGTAG
- a CDS encoding polysaccharide deacetylase family protein yields MAAGAALAALTGIASIEAAECPRKDALGTSRILSVDAKTTPRVGLKSFPQTLPLADHEVVLTFDDGPYPPTTSKVLAALAQECVRATFFLIGLHASEYPEMVKRIAGEGHSIGHHTFSHPFMARIPHDKAKSEIDRGIAADEMALHGTSTTTPSTPFFRFPYFEATQAELDLLQSRGIVVFGADLWASDWNEITPEQELKLVTERLAAAGKGIILFHDPKARTAAIMPAFLRYLRENGYRVVHVVPAGTSQKNADAR; encoded by the coding sequence ATGGCGGCAGGCGCAGCCCTCGCCGCCCTCACCGGCATCGCCTCGATTGAAGCCGCCGAGTGCCCGCGCAAGGACGCGCTCGGCACCTCCCGCATTCTGAGCGTCGACGCCAAGACCACGCCGCGCGTGGGCCTGAAGAGCTTTCCGCAGACCTTGCCGCTCGCCGATCACGAGGTCGTGCTGACCTTCGACGACGGACCGTATCCGCCGACGACGTCCAAGGTGCTGGCGGCGCTGGCCCAGGAATGCGTGCGCGCGACCTTCTTCCTGATCGGCCTGCACGCCTCCGAATACCCCGAGATGGTCAAGCGCATCGCCGGCGAGGGCCACAGCATCGGCCACCACACCTTCTCGCATCCGTTCATGGCGCGGATCCCGCACGACAAGGCGAAGAGCGAGATCGACCGCGGCATTGCCGCCGACGAGATGGCGCTGCACGGCACCTCAACGACGACACCATCGACGCCGTTCTTCCGGTTTCCCTATTTCGAGGCCACGCAAGCCGAGCTCGACCTGCTGCAGTCCCGCGGCATCGTGGTGTTCGGGGCTGACCTGTGGGCCAGCGACTGGAACGAGATAACGCCGGAGCAGGAATTGAAGCTCGTCACCGAGCGGCTCGCCGCCGCCGGCAAGGGTATCATCCTGTTCCACGATCCCAAGGCGCGCACGGCCGCGATCATGCCGGCCTTCCTGCGGTATCTGAGGGAGAACGGCTATCGGGTGGTTCACGTCGTGCCGGCGGGCACATCACAGAAGAATGCCGACGCACGTTGA
- a CDS encoding polysaccharide deacetylase family protein, whose product MIGSSVVARTRSWIVLCFGGFLGGFLGVLTIGSPAIAADCPGHPDALGTSRTLVVDPHEHPRIGTMQYRETLPLKDHEVVLTFDDGPLPKYSNQVLQILADECIKATFFIIGEQAKANPEGVRKLVAAGHTVGTHSMTHPLTMDRMPLDKAEAQINGGIEWTSAAMTDPSKLAPFFRIPGLMRADGVENLLISRGIQVWSADFPADDWRHVSSDRVYQLAMQRLEAKGKGILLLHDIQARTVAALPKIIRDLKTRGYRIVHVVPATAEQPATPTTPVEWLLHPPTETTPIARWPAVPNFVFAQTETLAAPALADLNAQTAHQPLLPRKTMAFADVAATLPVPGRDLFAIPEGSVEVLLSTTLSRRAATRLAMAAETPRTAKGKAGKSHAPRTARAAHGTPKHAAEAEGTAAKSTAPKSAAPKSTAPRPTRVASLKKRA is encoded by the coding sequence ATGATCGGAAGTAGCGTTGTTGCTCGGACGCGATCGTGGATCGTCCTTTGCTTTGGCGGATTCCTCGGCGGATTTTTGGGTGTCCTGACCATCGGCTCGCCGGCCATTGCGGCCGACTGCCCCGGCCATCCGGACGCGCTCGGGACCTCCCGCACGCTCGTGGTCGATCCGCACGAGCATCCCCGCATCGGCACCATGCAGTACCGCGAGACGCTGCCGCTGAAGGACCATGAAGTCGTCCTGACCTTCGACGACGGTCCGTTGCCGAAATATTCCAACCAGGTGCTGCAGATCCTCGCCGACGAGTGCATCAAGGCGACCTTCTTCATCATCGGCGAACAGGCCAAGGCGAACCCGGAAGGCGTGCGCAAGCTGGTCGCGGCGGGCCACACCGTCGGCACCCACAGCATGACGCATCCGCTCACAATGGACCGGATGCCGCTCGACAAGGCCGAGGCGCAGATCAATGGCGGCATCGAGTGGACATCGGCCGCAATGACCGATCCGTCCAAGCTCGCGCCGTTCTTCCGCATTCCCGGCCTGATGCGCGCCGACGGGGTCGAGAACCTTCTGATCTCGCGCGGGATCCAGGTCTGGAGCGCCGATTTCCCGGCCGACGACTGGCGCCATGTGTCGTCCGATCGCGTCTATCAGCTCGCGATGCAGCGGCTTGAGGCCAAGGGCAAGGGCATCCTGCTGCTACACGACATCCAGGCCCGCACCGTGGCGGCGCTGCCGAAGATCATCCGCGATCTCAAGACGCGCGGCTATCGAATCGTGCACGTGGTGCCCGCGACCGCCGAGCAGCCGGCGACGCCGACGACGCCGGTGGAATGGCTGCTGCATCCGCCGACCGAGACCACACCGATCGCGCGCTGGCCCGCCGTGCCGAACTTCGTGTTCGCGCAGACCGAGACGCTTGCGGCGCCCGCGCTGGCCGACCTCAACGCGCAGACCGCGCATCAACCGCTGCTGCCGCGCAAGACCATGGCGTTCGCCGATGTCGCGGCCACCCTGCCCGTGCCCGGCCGCGATCTCTTTGCGATCCCGGAAGGCTCGGTCGAGGTGCTGCTGTCGACGACCCTGTCGCGGCGCGCCGCGACGCGCCTGGCAATGGCGGCCGAGACGCCTCGTACGGCCAAGGGCAAAGCCGGCAAGTCGCACGCTCCCCGCACCGCGCGCGCTGCTCATGGCACACCGAAGCATGCCGCAGAGGCCGAGGGCACTGCAGCCAAGAGCACTGCGCCCAAGAGCGCCGCGCCAAAGAGCACCGCGCCGCGCCCGACCCGTGTGGCGAGCCTGAAGAAGCGCGCCTAG
- a CDS encoding four-helix bundle copper-binding protein, producing the protein MAQSEDMTRCIALCMSCYQTCLGTAMNHCLETGGKHVEPKHFRLMMACAEMCRTAAHFMLINTPHHRHTCGECAEICSECAEDCERVGGMDECVAMCRSCAQSCRAMAA; encoded by the coding sequence ATGGCTCAATCCGAAGACATGACGCGCTGCATCGCGCTCTGCATGAGCTGCTATCAGACCTGCCTCGGCACGGCGATGAACCATTGCCTCGAGACCGGCGGCAAGCACGTCGAGCCCAAGCATTTCCGCCTGATGATGGCGTGCGCCGAGATGTGCCGGACGGCGGCGCATTTCATGCTGATCAACACGCCGCATCACCGGCACACATGTGGCGAATGCGCCGAAATCTGCAGCGAATGCGCCGAGGATTGCGAGCGGGTCGGTGGCATGGACGAGTGCGTCGCCATGTGCCGCTCCTGCGCACAATCCTGCCGTGCGATGGCGGCCTGA
- a CDS encoding cation diffusion facilitator family transporter: protein MVTESSSKTAVYAALFGNVLVAVTKIGAAAWTGSSAMTSEAVHSLVDTTNEILLLYGYRRASRSPDESHPLGYGRELYFWSFIVALLIFALGAGVSLYQGILHVAAPEPIESPIVSFVVLGLSFLFEGGSWLVALRRFSSDGQRFGYYQAFVRSKDPPAFMVLLEDSAALIGIAIAAAATAAAVWLRQPVWDGIGSILIGILLAIVSIGLARESKSLLIGEPADPELARSILDIARRSPGVLRANGLLTVQLSPVEIVAALSIEFADDKRADDIERCVVAIETEIRKRHPSVAALFIKPQTDARYRAVRARRYS from the coding sequence TTGGTGACAGAATCATCCTCGAAGACCGCGGTCTATGCGGCGCTGTTCGGCAATGTCCTGGTCGCGGTCACGAAGATCGGCGCCGCCGCGTGGACGGGAAGTTCGGCCATGACGAGCGAAGCAGTGCATTCGCTCGTCGACACGACCAACGAGATCCTGCTGCTCTACGGCTACCGGCGCGCGAGCCGTTCGCCCGACGAATCCCATCCGCTCGGCTATGGGCGCGAGCTGTATTTCTGGAGCTTCATCGTTGCGCTGCTGATCTTCGCGCTGGGCGCCGGTGTCTCGCTGTATCAGGGCATTCTGCATGTCGCCGCCCCCGAGCCGATCGAAAGTCCGATCGTCAGCTTCGTGGTGCTCGGGCTGTCGTTCCTGTTTGAAGGCGGCTCCTGGCTGGTTGCCCTGCGGCGCTTCAGCTCCGACGGCCAGCGGTTCGGATATTATCAGGCTTTCGTTCGGAGCAAGGATCCTCCGGCATTCATGGTGCTGCTCGAGGACAGCGCGGCGCTGATCGGCATCGCCATTGCCGCGGCGGCCACTGCGGCGGCCGTATGGCTGCGCCAGCCGGTCTGGGACGGGATCGGTTCGATCCTGATCGGGATATTGCTGGCGATCGTGTCGATCGGCCTCGCGCGCGAGAGCAAGAGCCTGCTGATCGGCGAGCCCGCCGATCCGGAGCTTGCACGATCGATCCTCGACATCGCAAGGCGGTCGCCCGGCGTGCTCAGGGCCAACGGCCTCCTGACGGTGCAGCTGTCGCCGGTCGAAATCGTTGCGGCGCTGAGCATCGAATTTGCGGATGACAAGCGCGCCGACGACATCGAGCGATGCGTCGTTGCGATCGAGACCGAGATACGCAAACGCCATCCAAGCGTGGCGGCGCTGTTCATCAAGCCGCAGACCGATGCTCGCTACCGGGCGGTGCGCGCGAGGCGTTACAGCTAG
- a CDS encoding NAD(P)/FAD-dependent oxidoreductase codes for MTANDQSYDCLIVGGGPAGLMAAIYLARFRRRVCVVDAGASRAALIPRSHNVPGFVHGLSGTDLLARMSAQLGELAVTRVDAEVTTLRRHARGFQAIWNGGAHTAAIVVLASGIVDAHPPFDEWRAAVADGLLRYCPVCDAFEAIDRRIGIVGPLHRAAGKALFMRGYSRDVTLLATGEDDGKATASELNDAGVEIVVAPGLRLRRRDHGVEAVFAHGRTAQFEMVYPVMGAKVRSQLAMTLGAEHTGEGYLKVDDHQRSSVDGLYGIGDVVTDLHQISVAFGHAALAACTIHHSLPRRLA; via the coding sequence ATGACGGCGAATGATCAGTCGTATGATTGCCTGATCGTCGGCGGCGGCCCCGCCGGGCTGATGGCTGCGATCTACCTCGCGCGATTTCGGCGCCGCGTCTGTGTCGTGGACGCAGGCGCGAGCCGGGCGGCGCTGATCCCGCGCAGTCACAATGTGCCGGGCTTCGTCCACGGCCTTTCCGGTACCGACCTGCTCGCGCGCATGTCCGCGCAACTGGGCGAGCTCGCGGTCACGCGCGTTGATGCCGAGGTCACCACTTTGCGGCGACACGCGCGAGGTTTTCAGGCGATCTGGAACGGCGGCGCGCATACCGCCGCCATCGTCGTCCTTGCCAGCGGCATCGTCGACGCCCATCCGCCGTTCGACGAATGGCGCGCGGCGGTCGCGGACGGGCTGTTGCGCTACTGCCCCGTCTGCGACGCTTTCGAGGCGATCGACCGTCGCATCGGCATCGTCGGTCCGCTTCACCGGGCCGCCGGCAAGGCGCTGTTCATGCGCGGCTACTCGCGCGACGTGACGTTGCTGGCAACAGGCGAGGATGACGGGAAGGCCACGGCATCGGAGCTGAATGACGCGGGTGTCGAGATCGTCGTCGCGCCCGGCCTGCGCCTGAGGCGGAGAGACCACGGCGTCGAAGCCGTCTTCGCCCACGGCCGGACGGCGCAATTCGAAATGGTCTACCCGGTGATGGGAGCGAAGGTGCGCTCGCAACTCGCGATGACGCTGGGGGCCGAACATACCGGGGAGGGATACCTGAAAGTCGACGACCATCAGCGCAGCTCGGTCGACGGGCTCTACGGGATCGGCGACGTCGTCACCGACCTGCACCAGATATCGGTCGCGTTCGGGCACGCCGCGCTCGCCGCCTGCACGATCCACCACAGCCTGCCGCGGCGGCTGGCGTGA